From the Primulina tabacum isolate GXHZ01 chromosome 15, ASM2559414v2, whole genome shotgun sequence genome, one window contains:
- the LOC142525986 gene encoding disease resistance protein RGA2-like: protein MDTGRVFRVSGSSDRWKNTRNTIIYLLKDELERLENVFRTIQLVLQDAEVKQRNNEVLHNWLRKLKDAAYDADDVLDQIATAGLRRRWISERGKLGYLTTLTSFFSKRNPLLFHIKIARKVKDTRGRLDALAVERLTFHLREGVMNNQVGVVESRLTSSLVNELEIFGRDEEREMLVQKLLTDQDDLSVCAVWGMGGIGKTTLTQLAYNDERVEKHFDLRIWVCVSVDFSLQRLIKAILESVQRGGCSVTELDPLLCLLQEKLRGKKFLLVLDDVWNENQGLWDPLKEALRCGSKGSGVMVTTRNENIAQTMATDETMSHRIGYLSDADSWSLFKRRAFSRGTEDENLVGIGGEIVKKCGGVPLAIKALGSFMRFKSHESEWLAVKESETWNQPDHGNEILPVLMLSYDNLSPQMRQCFSYCCVFPKDYWMDRDELIQLWMANGFLHEEGQKDLYLIGQFIFKELVWRSFLQDVETYKKGKMKCKMHDLMHDLAESVMRQETYSLVDGNVHKIPPRVRHLSGDFKSLEMIEMKKDKLQPLNVDTLHSLIQLAYSISFKFLSSFLSNQQHLRVLDMRYCTAKELRKFVHKWEHLRFLSMSCSELTTLPESITRLHNLQTLKLTKTDWLRKLPEGLKYMKNLWFVEIENHDSLICTPPGIGELTSLQRLSVFIVGEDSAHQISQLKELNLGGELSIRGLENVRNLKVVKAANMITKRNLVSLNLSWTSRANKISMEHFEVTLEDVQPHHNLEQICISSYQGSRFPNWMSSPAFINLREITLEICEKCEHLPALGKLPALKVLKLVTLDSIRRLGGEWCGDGRSSFVALTKLSLSEMPNLEEWIIPNSHESFLRLRYLDIDTCPKLIGLPFPHVLFNSLEELRFYECDSLGLFPAAILGNMPSLRSLSFICCDKVDPLSGPLQRVVTSLQELVISECPELKCLPESIQQLSALTTLRIVSCLGLCSLPDLIGNLRSLSTFDLSGCVNLTSLSDGTGNLQSLSTFSHYDSGNSTSLPYGGRRWGARLT from the exons ATGGATACGGGTCGGGTTTTTCGGGTTTCGGGTAGTTCTGATCGG TGGAAAAACACAAGAAACacaataatttatttgttaAAGGATGAGCTCGAGAGacttgaaaatgtttttagAACAATCCAACTTGTGCTTCAAGACGCTGAAGTCAAGCAAAGAAACAACGAGGTGCTGCACAACTGGTTGCGAAAGCTCAAGGATGCTGCATACGATGCTGATGATGTACTGGACCAGATCGCTACGGCTGGCCTCAGACGAAGATGGATTTCTGAAAGAGGTAAGCTTGGATATCTAACTACACTAACTTCTTTTTTCTCGAAAAGAAATCCGTTGTTATTTCATATTAAAATAGCAAGAAAAGTGAAGGACACAAGGGGAAGATTAGATGCTTTAGCGGTTGAGAGACTTACATTCCATTTGAGGGAGGGTGTTATGAACAATCAAGTTGGAGTTGTAGAGAGCCGACTGACTAGTTCATTGGTGAACGAATTGGAGATTTTCGGAAGAGATGAGGAGAGGGAAATGTTAGTCCAGAAACTGCTCACTGATCAAGATGATCTTTCTGTCTGTGCTGTGTGGGGAATGGGAGGGATCGGGAAAACCACACTTACCCAACTGGCATATAATGATGAAAGGGTGGAGAAGCATTTTGATTTGCGAATCTGGGTTTGTGTCTCGGTCGATTTCAGCTTGCAGAGGCTGATTAAAGCAATTTTAGAATCTGTACAACGAGGTGGATGTAGTGTCACTGAGTTGGATCCATTGCTGTGTCTTCTTCAAGAAAAGTTGAGGGGGAAGAAGTTTTTACTAGTTCTGGACGATGTTTGGAATGAAAACCAAGGTCTGTGGGATCCTCTTAAAGAAGCGTTAAGATGTGGGTCAAAAGGCAGTGGGGTTATGGTAACAACTCGAAATGAAAACATTGCTCAAACGATGGCTACAGATGAAACCATGTCACACCGAATTGGATATTTATCAGATGCCGATTCTTGGTCTTTATTCAAGAGAAGAGCATTTTCACGTGGAACAGAAGATGAAAACCTAGTCGGAATCGGCGGGGAGATAGTGAAGAAATGTGGGGGTGTGCCTTTGGCGATAAAGGCTCTAGGGAGCTTCATGCGATTTAAAAGCCACGAAAGCGAATGGTTGGCAGTTAAAGAAAGTGAAACATGGAATCAACCGGATCATGGAAACGAAATCCTTCCTGTATTGATGTTGAGTTATGACAATTTATCTCCACAAATGAGGCAATGTTTCTCTTATTGTTGCGTATTTCCCAAGGATTATTGGATGGATAGGGACGAGCTAATACAACTATGGATGGCAAATGGCTTCCTTCACGAAGAAGGCCAAAAGGACTTGTATCTCATTGGCCAGTTCATCTTTAAAGAATTGGTTTGGAGATCCTTTTTGCAAGATGTCGAGACATACAAGAAAGGGAAAATGAAATGTAAAATGCATGATCTAATGCATGATTTGGCAGAATCTGTCATGAGACAAGAAACTTATAGCTTGGTTGATGGCAATGTGCACAAAATTCCGCCGAGAGTTCGTCACTTGTCAGGCGACTTCAAATCACTTGAGATGATTGAAATGAAAAAGGATAAGCTCCAACCACTGAACGTGGATACTTTGCACTCGCTTATTCAACTGGCTTATTcgatttcttttaaatttttatcctCCTTTCTCTCAAACCAACAACATTTAAGAGTGTTGGACATGAGATATTGCACGGCAAAGGAATTACGAAAGTTTGTTCACAAATGGGAACATCTTAGGTTCCTTTCAATGTCGTGCAGTGAGCTCACGACGCTACCTGAATCCATCACTCGTCTCCACAACCTGCAGACCTTGAAACTTACAAAAACAGATTGGCTTCGCAAGTTACCTGAAGGTTTGAAATACATGAAAAATCTTTGGTTCGTGGAAATTGAAAACCATGATTCACTTATCTGCACGCCACCTGGAATCGGAGAGTTAACTTCCCTGCAAAGACTAAGCGTTTTCATTGTGggtgaagactcagcacaccAAATCAGCCAGCTGAAGGAATTAAATCTTGGAGGGGAGTTGAGCATAAGAGGACTTGAAAATGTGAGAAACCTAAAAGTCGTGAAAGCTGCCAACATGATTACGAAGCGGAACCTGGTCTCTTTGAATTTATCTTGGACAAGTAGGGCGAACAAGATCTCCATGGAACATTTCGAAGTAACTCTGGAGGATGTCCAACCCCATCATAATCTAGAGCAGATCTGCATTTCGTCATATCAAGGTTCGAGGTTCCCAAATTGGATGTCTTCTCCAGCTTTTATTAATCTACGTGAAATCACTTTGGAAATCTGTGAAAAATGCGAACACCTTCCAGCCCTCGGGAAACTGCCCGCTCTGAAGGTTCTTAAACTTGTTACTTTGGATTCTATAAGAAGATTGGGTGGTGAATGGTGTGGCGATGGAAGAAGTTCATTTGTTGCACTGACAAAGCTCAGTTTATCGGAAATGCCTAACTTGGAGGAATGGATTATACCAAATTCACATGAGAGTTTTCTTCGCTTACGATATCTAGACATAGACACATGCCCTAAATTAATCGGGTTGCCTTTTCCACATGTTCTTTTCAATTCTCTAGAGGAATTACGATTCTATGAGTGCGATAGTCTTGGATTATTTCCTGCAGCTATTTTGGGAAACATGCCTTCCCTGAGATCATTATCATTCATATGTTGCGATAAAGTGGATCCATTATCTGGGCCGCTACAAAGAGTCGTCACTAGCCTTCAAGAATTGGTGATAAGCGAATGTCCAGAGCTCAAATGTTTGCCAGAGAGCATTCAACAATTGAGTGCCCTTACAACGTTGAGGATAGTGTCTTGTTTAGGCTTATGTTCCTTACCTGACTTGATCGGGAATCTTCGGTCATTGTCAACATTTGATCTTTCTGGTTGTGTTAACTTGACTTCATTGTCAGATGGCACCGGGAATCTTCAGTCATTGTCAACATTTAGTCATTATGACTCTGGTAACTCGACGTCATTGCCATATGGTGGAAGGCGATGGGGCGCACGTCTTACATGA